A genomic region of Rhipicephalus sanguineus isolate Rsan-2018 chromosome 1, BIME_Rsan_1.4, whole genome shotgun sequence contains the following coding sequences:
- the LOC119387625 gene encoding beta-alanine transporter — MFLFGTGLLAGHFLSVLVSHRWGQRASFTTFLFVQCLFGMLAALSSKFLVFLLFRTLVAVGTAGTWTSLSILVGDLAGRRHRAGALVCSRLAHGLGLLLLGLVSLAVRGWGHLAAATSVPFVAFLVYWRIIPNSPKWLLARGKLDRVEQLLVAIAHTNGRQVDYLYSEKLRTSLTRLSGRGCSDSTAILHFPAARVQSARRRRVVVVLIVGLLTGAVSLAQVYLAASLAGNSYLHLLLMSCAELSACVAPLALLERAGCGLVVFCGCLSGGAACLAHLALAGRPCLSLCLLAVAKASVGSSLAVLPAWLLEGAPCTGHHHLTHLAQVAELAAFPVVPLFFPADSPEATLAVLSALLAFSCALSVLACDTRRVRGLWCLWRPDGPWRAWSWDKSRDMKCRSIAWEFKYPQVPSPIPSLVKKQEERKHDGHYSARLRLAEVVRVTVV; from the exons ATGTTCCTCTTCGGGACCGGTCTTCTCGCGGGCCACTTCCTCTCGGTCCTCGTATCGCACAG GTGGGGTCAACGTGCCTCTTTTACGACGTTCCTGTTCGTCCAGTGCCTGTTCGGCATGCTAGCTGCCCTGTCGTCGAAGTTTCTTGTGTTCCTGCTGTTTCGAACCCTTGTGGCTGTTGGTACTGCAGGAACGTGGACTTCTCTTTCCATACTCG TGGGCGACCTGGCAGGCCGTAGGCATCGCGCCGGTGCCCTGGTTTGTTCACGGCTGGCACACGGTCTGGGCCTGTTGCTGCTGGGCCTCGTGTCGCTGGCCGTCCGCGGCTGGGGACACCTAGCCGCCGCCACCTCTGTGCCCTTCGTCGCCTTCCTCGTCTACTGGAG gATCATACCTAACTCCCCAAAGTGGCTTCTTGCGCGCGGGAAGCTCGACCGTGTGGAGCAACTGTTGGTCGCCATCGCTCATACGAACGGAAGACAGGTTGATTACCTGTACAGCGAAAAG CTCCGGACGTCCCTGACGCGCCTGAGCGGCCGTGGCTGCAGCGACAGCACCGCCATCCTCCACTTCCCAGCTGCCAGGGTCCAGTCCGCGAGACGGCGGCGTGTTGTCGTCGTGCTCATCGTTGG GCTGCTGACGGGTGCCGTGTCGTTGGCACAAGTGTACCTGGCAGCGAGTCTGGCCGGCAACTCGTACCTGCACCTGCTGCTCATGTCGTGCGCCGAGCTGTCTGCCTGTGTGGCGCCTTTGGCGCTACTCGAACGCGCAGGTTGCGGCCTGGTCGTCTTCTGTGGCTGCTTGTCCGGCGGAGCCGCCTGTCTGGCCCACCTGGCTCTGGCCG GGCGTCCCTGCTTGAGTTTGTGCCTGCTTGCGGTGGCCAAGGCGTCGGTGGGCAGCTCGCTGGCAGTGCTACCGGCCTGGCTTCTCGAGGGCGCGCCTTGCACTGGGCATCACCATCTCACTCACTTGGCACAAGTGGCGGAGCTGGCAGCATTCCCCGTGGTGCCGCTCTTCTTCCCGGCG GACAGTCCCGAGGCAACGCTCGCCGTGTTGAGCGCGCTGCTGGCGTTTAGCTGTGCCCTCTCGGTGCTCGCTTGCGACACAAGACGCGTCCGTGGACTGTGGTGCCTGTGGCGGCCTGACGGGCCCTGGAGAGCCTGGTCTTGGGACAAGAGCAG AGACATGAAATGTCGGAGCATCGCCTGGGAGTTCAAGTATCCGCAGGTTCCGTCGCCCATTCCAAG CCTAGTGAAGAAACAAGAAGAACGAAAGCACGACGGTCACTACAGCGCTCGACTACGTTTGGCGGAGGTCGTCAGGGTGACGGTCGTTTGA